A portion of the Mytilus galloprovincialis chromosome 12, xbMytGall1.hap1.1, whole genome shotgun sequence genome contains these proteins:
- the LOC143054125 gene encoding BTB and MATH domain-containing protein 38-like, which yields MDDPVLHDFTQPDQLSDLTLIVEGTNLFVHKSYLAEWSGVWRQMFLEDYGNPEQAKEIFLSDKKLNEITELLHCIYATQKPISEENVIYLLELSEEYKIERIKKRCEEFLLNQERSIQSLYLAQKHGLRNLFKVCFEFAKTRTVEELESSPEYKLLDKDVVIKIYSEKVNMMRNYANDLRQSESRLEITCDKLKVEKENMKRSLQLVQDIWTTPNKRCYKHITEENFDFSCSDCNDKVHWEIRRLCVEGQHVRVYFPSQSKHKK from the exons atggATGACCCTGTACTCCATGATTTTACACAGCCAGATCAGCTTAGTGACCTAACCCTGATTGTCGAGGGTACTAActtgtttgtacataaatcataCCTAGCCGAATGGTCAGGAGTATGGAGGCAGATGTTTCTAGAGGATTATGGGAACCCTGAGCAAGCCAAGGAAATATTTCTGTCTGACAAGAAACTGAATGAGATTACAGAACTACTACATTGTATCTACGCAACACAGAAACCTATATCTG agGAAAATGTGATTTATTTATTAGAACTATCAGAAGAATATAAAATAGAAAGAATAAAGAAGAGATGTGAAGAATTTCTATTGAATCAGGAGAGATCGATTCAGTCTCTCTATCTAGCTCAGAAACATGGATTAAGAAATCTATTCAAAGTTTGCTTTGAATTTGCTAAGACACGGACAGTTGAAGAGCTTGAAAGTTCACCGGAATACAAACTTCTTGACAAAGATGttgttattaaaatatatagtgaGAAAGTAAACATGATGAGGAATTATGCAAATGATTTAAGACAAAGTGAAAGTAGACTTGAAATCACATGTGACAAACTGAAAGTAGAAAAGGAAAATATGAAGAGAAGTTTACAATTAGTTCAGGATATTTGGACTACTCCTAACAAGAGGTGCTATAAACATATTACAGAGGAGAATTTTGATTTCTCCTGTAGTGATTGCAATGATAAAGTACACTGGGAGATACGGAGGTTATGTGTAGAGGGACAACATGTACGAGTGTACTTCCCTTCACAGAGTAAACACAAAAAGTGA